A genome region from Anopheles stephensi strain Indian chromosome 2, UCI_ANSTEP_V1.0, whole genome shotgun sequence includes the following:
- the LOC118507840 gene encoding uncharacterized protein LOC118507840 isoform X1 produces the protein MQLQTLGYDAFWLYSISAVVMVSMITTVLSCLCCRRKQEIKNDLLGLEGMVKLTNPEDTLLPSGSTGAINVPATNNGNSALGTNSSNASNLRPASVGGGLGSDTESSSKRTSNAPHRSLPDIPIAEPAGDNNSELYATVGDKVQDLPQGRSPSASLKKQASVSQHSSISQADDISSPYARVRSPPHAYDKLRRMEHPYAQVAQPGSAAGSTVFEKGSSGASGTANRSKPRDGDDDEDDDDDELMSPISRRESSQNIEDRETSTVDIPAASAIAGRVSASQDLPYMTPPIVQPSSQHFSGDSQDSSKGYTSISVREPLANLLPQNMPNQTTAKRRQILGDSHYATVSDDSDEMYAAIDDPGNQGDLYTSGSETYAQIQPPNAMTVSVEINTGASSRPQPPSVQTLHATANDGLDSAGMTSSSSNKTNTTPSNRLSNHSNLATSGDEHMHGAPSHLVASAAPLEGGGGAGGLRAQTFVQHSRQASSSSCTSSVGNLGSPKPEKRQANSPLPPTPKTLKHQANNFFSTSNQSMLGSGSVASSSTTTATSGRNSVASVIECGGPTASNRDNAGNKSSVDADGTNGKQKKSPSKDLEGMYAKVMKKNKLSKVPSQNSSPVPLRKDGSLDGQHLKQQFLSDSDMSQFNGSGSLHSGSPSRSMAGAQRNSTGTCPNKDPGYETIPGDNVKAGMEAASRKSADYAQIQKLHRHQNPGTTTVANVLLAGGEGGNALSAIVAQGIESVSLGSLEICHGIDEHYERSFPADTEPGYESLPDTRGSMNDPGYETLNRGSNRTESDSDPNYEILRPAGSKPSSTASQPSGANKPRGGDSNRDSDGYSSIREPGKSAHQTVKNGARNRLDFGGARRVGVAEDDDTDSSTPGYSSIKEKDDYDPGYSVISERKNPPPGHDYASITEEAKKRKPNINNNLEPDDESDIYSSIPHTASGTLTMPSPSAAVAIMGGSSPPGGGGSVGIAIESGSNFADRTCTAVMGTLSSSPGYSSISETRTTPSSTDGDGDGSTSSPDQLIGYSKHNSNTNTTVTTNNSLSRISSNYESLTGSESDPNYESVKYLNVKENPYERLHNESGGGAGGTSEMESIPKSLTNDSLTTDSDTATPTPGTQTLSPGGIPSARRALMGKPDSDGTVPAVGDYFQV, from the exons ATGCAGCTCCAAACGCTCGGATATGACGCATTCTGGTTGTATTCGATTTCGGCCGTCGTTATGGTCAGCATGATCACAACCGTATTATCATGTCTGTGTTGTCGTCGCAAACAGGAGATCAA AAATGATCTGCTCGGACTAGAAGGTATGGTAAAACTCACAAATCCAGAGGACACTCTGTTACCTTCGGGTTCGACCGGTGCAATCAATGTACCAGCAACCAACAATGGAAACAGTGCACTGGGCACCAACTCATCCAATGCGTCGAATCTCCGACCAGCCAGTGTTGGCGGTGGGCTCGGTTCTGATACCGAAAGCAGTAGCAAAAG AACTTCCAATGCACCGCATCGAAGCTTGCCAGATATTCCGATCGCGGAACCGGCTGGTGACAACAACTCGGAACTGTATGCAACCGTTGGAGACAAAGTGCAGGATTTGCCGCAAGGAAGAAGTC CGTCGGCTAGCTTAAAAAAGCAGGCCAGCGTTTCGCAGCACAGTTCCATCAGCCAGGCGGATGATATAAGCTCCCCTTACGCTCGAGTTAGATCACCTCCACATGCGTACGACAAATTGCGTCGCATGGAACATCCGTATGCGCAAGTGGCGCAACCTGGATCGGCGGCCGGAAGTACTGTATTTGAAAAAGGAAGCAGTGGAGCATCAGGGACAGCGAACCGTTCAAAGCCGCGGGACggcgatgacgacgaagacgatgacgatgacgagtTAATGAGTCCTATTTCGCGCCGCGAATCATCTCAGAATATAGAAGATCGAGAAACTTCAACAGTG GATATTCCGGCTGCGTCCGCGATCGCTGGACGTGTGTCTGCTAGTCAAGATTTACCATACATGACACCACCGATAGTTCAACCATCATCCCAGCATTTTAGTGGAGATTCTCAAGATTCCTCAA AGGGTTACACGAGCATAAGCGTCCGGGAGCCGTTGGCCAATCTACTTCCGCAGAACATGCCGAATCAGACGACCGCCAAACGAAGACAGATATTGGGCGACTCACACTATGCCACTGTGTCTGATGATTCGGACGAGATGTATGCCGCGATCGATGATCCCGGCAATCAGGGTGATCTGTATACTAGCGGCTCGGAAACGTACGCACAAATTCAACCCCCCAATGCGATGACAGTGTCGGTCGAAATAAATACGGGTGCGTCAAGCAGACCCCAACCACCGTCAGTACAGACACTGCACGCTACCGCGAATGATGGCCTTGATTCTGCGGGCAtgacaagcagcagcagcaacaaaacaaacaccacaccATCCAACCGGCTCAGTAACCATAGCAATTTGGCAACATCGGGAGATGAACACATGCACGGAGCTCCCTCACACTTGGTTGCTTCGGCAGCTCCCCtcgaaggaggaggaggagccgGAGGATTAAGAGCACAAACGTTTGTGCAACACTCACGCCAAGCATCGTCTTCGAGTTGCACCAGTTCGGTAGGAAACTTGGGTTCACCAAAGCCGGAAAAGCGACAGGCGAACAGCCCATTACCCCCGACGCCAAAAACACTCAAGCACCAGGCAAACAATTTCTTCAGCACCTCCAATCAATCGATGCTCGGGTCCGGTAGTGTGGCTTCGTCCAGTACTACGACAGCCACCTCGGGGCGTAACTCAGTTGCTTCGGTGATCGAATGTGGTGGTCCAACCGCTTCCAACCGAGACAATGCAGGCAACAAATCAAGTGTTGATGCTGACGGTACGAACggcaagcaaaagaaaagtccCTCGAAAGATTTGGAGGGAATGTACGCAAAG GTTATGAAAAAGAATAAACTATCGAAAGTACCGTCGCAAAACTCATCTCCCGTGCCACTGCGGAAAGATGGCTCACTGGATGGGCAGCATCTGAAGCAACAGTTCCTGTCCGATTCGGATATGTCCCAGTTTAACGGCAGCGGCTCGCTGCACAGTGGATCACCGAGCAGAAGTATGGCAGGCGCACAACGCAACAGTACCGGCACCTGTCCAAACAAGGATCCCGGCTACGAAACTATCCCGGGTGATAATGTAAAGGCAGGCATGGAAGCGGCGTCACGCAAATCGGCCGACTATGCACAGATTCAGAAATTGCATCGCCACCAAAATCCCGGGACGACAACGGTGGCAAATGTTTTGCTGGCAGGCGGCGAAGGTGGAAATGCACTGAGTGCGATAGTAGCGCAAGGTATTGAATCGGTGTCTCTCGGTTCGCTGGAAATATGTCACGGTATTGACGAGCATTATGAACGATCTTTTCCAGCGGACACCGAACCAGGGTACGAAAGTTTACCAGACACCCGCGGCAGTATGAACGACCCTGGCTATGAAACGCTGAACCGTGGTTCGAATCGCACGGAATCGGACTCGGACCCAAACTATGAAATATTGCGCCCAGCCGGCAGTAAGCCATCGTCGACGGCAAGTCAACCTTCGGGAGCGAACAAGCCGAGGGGTGGCGATAGCAATCGTGACAGTGACGGTTACAGCAGCATACGGGAGCCGGGCAAATCGGCGcaccaaacagtgaaaaatGGTGCCAGAAATCGTTTAGACTTTGGTGGAGCGCGAAGGGTTGGCGTTGCGGAGGATGATGATACGGACAGCAGTACGCCCGGGTACAGCAGCATCAAGGAAAAGGACGACTACGATCCGGGTTATAGTGTGATTTCGGaacgaaaaaatcctccacCCGGTCACGATTACGCAAGCATTAcggaggaagcaaaaaaacgtaAGCCAAATATTAACAACAACCTTGAACCGGACGATGAGTCGGACATATACTCTAGCATACCGCACACCGCTTCCGGAACGCTGACGATGCCTTCGCCATCTGCCGCCGTTGCTATTATGGGCGGTTCCAGTCCaccaggtggtggtggttccgtCGGTATCGCTATCGAGAGTGGTAGCAATTTTGCCGATCGCACGTGTACTGCGGTCATGGGGACGCTTTCGTCATCACCGGGATACTCCAGCATTTCGGAAACGCGCACAACGCCCTCCTCAACCGATGGGGATGGTGACGGTAGTACAAGCTCTCCGGATCAGTTGATTGGATATAGCAAGCACAACAGCAATACAAACACCACGGTAACGACCAACAACAGCTTGAGTCGGATATCGAGCAACTACGAATCACTCACCGGCAGCGAATCGGACCCAAACTATGAATCTGTTAAGTATCTCAATGTGAAGGAAAACCCTTACGAGCGGCTCCACAACGAGAGTGGCGGAGGAGCAGGTGGAACCAGCGAGATGGAATCTATACCCAAGTCCTTAACGAATGATTCGTTAACAACGGACTCCGATACAGCAACTCCTACACCGGGCACACAAACGTTATCGCCGGGCGGAATCCCGTCAGCCCGCAGAGCGCTGATGGGCAAACCGGACAGTGATGGAACGGTGCCAGCTGTTGGTGACTACTTTCAAGTGTGA
- the LOC118507840 gene encoding uncharacterized protein LOC118507840 isoform X3, with amino-acid sequence MQLQTLGYDAFWLYSISAVVMVSMITTVLSCLCCRRKQEIKTSNAPHRSLPDIPIAEPAGDNNSELYATVGDKVQDLPQGRSPSASLKKQASVSQHSSISQADDISSPYARVRSPPHAYDKLRRMEHPYAQVAQPGSAAGSTVFEKGSSGASGTANRSKPRDGDDDEDDDDDELMSPISRRESSQNIEDRETSTVDIPAASAIAGRVSASQDLPYMTPPIVQPSSQHFSGDSQDSSKGYTSISVREPLANLLPQNMPNQTTAKRRQILGDSHYATVSDDSDEMYAAIDDPGNQGDLYTSGSETYAQIQPPNAMTVSVEINTGASSRPQPPSVQTLHATANDGLDSAGMTSSSSNKTNTTPSNRLSNHSNLATSGDEHMHGAPSHLVASAAPLEGGGGAGGLRAQTFVQHSRQASSSSCTSSVGNLGSPKPEKRQANSPLPPTPKTLKHQANNFFSTSNQSMLGSGSVASSSTTTATSGRNSVASVIECGGPTASNRDNAGNKSSVDADGTNGKQKKSPSKDLEGMYAKVMKKNKLSKVPSQNSSPVPLRKDGSLDGQHLKQQFLSDSDMSQFNGSGSLHSGSPSRSMAGAQRNSTGTCPNKDPGYETIPGDNVKAGMEAASRKSADYAQIQKLHRHQNPGTTTVANVLLAGGEGGNALSAIVAQGIESVSLGSLEICHGIDEHYERSFPADTEPGYESLPDTRGSMNDPGYETLNRGSNRTESDSDPNYEILRPAGSKPSSTASQPSGANKPRGGDSNRDSDGYSSIREPGKSAHQTVKNGARNRLDFGGARRVGVAEDDDTDSSTPGYSSIKEKDDYDPGYSVISERKNPPPGHDYASITEEAKKRKPNINNNLEPDDESDIYSSIPHTASGTLTMPSPSAAVAIMGGSSPPGGGGSVGIAIESGSNFADRTCTAVMGTLSSSPGYSSISETRTTPSSTDGDGDGSTSSPDQLIGYSKHNSNTNTTVTTNNSLSRISSNYESLTGSESDPNYESVKYLNVKENPYERLHNESGGGAGGTSEMESIPKSLTNDSLTTDSDTATPTPGTQTLSPGGIPSARRALMGKPDSDGTVPAVGDYFQV; translated from the exons ATGCAGCTCCAAACGCTCGGATATGACGCATTCTGGTTGTATTCGATTTCGGCCGTCGTTATGGTCAGCATGATCACAACCGTATTATCATGTCTGTGTTGTCGTCGCAAACAGGAGATCAA AACTTCCAATGCACCGCATCGAAGCTTGCCAGATATTCCGATCGCGGAACCGGCTGGTGACAACAACTCGGAACTGTATGCAACCGTTGGAGACAAAGTGCAGGATTTGCCGCAAGGAAGAAGTC CGTCGGCTAGCTTAAAAAAGCAGGCCAGCGTTTCGCAGCACAGTTCCATCAGCCAGGCGGATGATATAAGCTCCCCTTACGCTCGAGTTAGATCACCTCCACATGCGTACGACAAATTGCGTCGCATGGAACATCCGTATGCGCAAGTGGCGCAACCTGGATCGGCGGCCGGAAGTACTGTATTTGAAAAAGGAAGCAGTGGAGCATCAGGGACAGCGAACCGTTCAAAGCCGCGGGACggcgatgacgacgaagacgatgacgatgacgagtTAATGAGTCCTATTTCGCGCCGCGAATCATCTCAGAATATAGAAGATCGAGAAACTTCAACAGTG GATATTCCGGCTGCGTCCGCGATCGCTGGACGTGTGTCTGCTAGTCAAGATTTACCATACATGACACCACCGATAGTTCAACCATCATCCCAGCATTTTAGTGGAGATTCTCAAGATTCCTCAA AGGGTTACACGAGCATAAGCGTCCGGGAGCCGTTGGCCAATCTACTTCCGCAGAACATGCCGAATCAGACGACCGCCAAACGAAGACAGATATTGGGCGACTCACACTATGCCACTGTGTCTGATGATTCGGACGAGATGTATGCCGCGATCGATGATCCCGGCAATCAGGGTGATCTGTATACTAGCGGCTCGGAAACGTACGCACAAATTCAACCCCCCAATGCGATGACAGTGTCGGTCGAAATAAATACGGGTGCGTCAAGCAGACCCCAACCACCGTCAGTACAGACACTGCACGCTACCGCGAATGATGGCCTTGATTCTGCGGGCAtgacaagcagcagcagcaacaaaacaaacaccacaccATCCAACCGGCTCAGTAACCATAGCAATTTGGCAACATCGGGAGATGAACACATGCACGGAGCTCCCTCACACTTGGTTGCTTCGGCAGCTCCCCtcgaaggaggaggaggagccgGAGGATTAAGAGCACAAACGTTTGTGCAACACTCACGCCAAGCATCGTCTTCGAGTTGCACCAGTTCGGTAGGAAACTTGGGTTCACCAAAGCCGGAAAAGCGACAGGCGAACAGCCCATTACCCCCGACGCCAAAAACACTCAAGCACCAGGCAAACAATTTCTTCAGCACCTCCAATCAATCGATGCTCGGGTCCGGTAGTGTGGCTTCGTCCAGTACTACGACAGCCACCTCGGGGCGTAACTCAGTTGCTTCGGTGATCGAATGTGGTGGTCCAACCGCTTCCAACCGAGACAATGCAGGCAACAAATCAAGTGTTGATGCTGACGGTACGAACggcaagcaaaagaaaagtccCTCGAAAGATTTGGAGGGAATGTACGCAAAG GTTATGAAAAAGAATAAACTATCGAAAGTACCGTCGCAAAACTCATCTCCCGTGCCACTGCGGAAAGATGGCTCACTGGATGGGCAGCATCTGAAGCAACAGTTCCTGTCCGATTCGGATATGTCCCAGTTTAACGGCAGCGGCTCGCTGCACAGTGGATCACCGAGCAGAAGTATGGCAGGCGCACAACGCAACAGTACCGGCACCTGTCCAAACAAGGATCCCGGCTACGAAACTATCCCGGGTGATAATGTAAAGGCAGGCATGGAAGCGGCGTCACGCAAATCGGCCGACTATGCACAGATTCAGAAATTGCATCGCCACCAAAATCCCGGGACGACAACGGTGGCAAATGTTTTGCTGGCAGGCGGCGAAGGTGGAAATGCACTGAGTGCGATAGTAGCGCAAGGTATTGAATCGGTGTCTCTCGGTTCGCTGGAAATATGTCACGGTATTGACGAGCATTATGAACGATCTTTTCCAGCGGACACCGAACCAGGGTACGAAAGTTTACCAGACACCCGCGGCAGTATGAACGACCCTGGCTATGAAACGCTGAACCGTGGTTCGAATCGCACGGAATCGGACTCGGACCCAAACTATGAAATATTGCGCCCAGCCGGCAGTAAGCCATCGTCGACGGCAAGTCAACCTTCGGGAGCGAACAAGCCGAGGGGTGGCGATAGCAATCGTGACAGTGACGGTTACAGCAGCATACGGGAGCCGGGCAAATCGGCGcaccaaacagtgaaaaatGGTGCCAGAAATCGTTTAGACTTTGGTGGAGCGCGAAGGGTTGGCGTTGCGGAGGATGATGATACGGACAGCAGTACGCCCGGGTACAGCAGCATCAAGGAAAAGGACGACTACGATCCGGGTTATAGTGTGATTTCGGaacgaaaaaatcctccacCCGGTCACGATTACGCAAGCATTAcggaggaagcaaaaaaacgtaAGCCAAATATTAACAACAACCTTGAACCGGACGATGAGTCGGACATATACTCTAGCATACCGCACACCGCTTCCGGAACGCTGACGATGCCTTCGCCATCTGCCGCCGTTGCTATTATGGGCGGTTCCAGTCCaccaggtggtggtggttccgtCGGTATCGCTATCGAGAGTGGTAGCAATTTTGCCGATCGCACGTGTACTGCGGTCATGGGGACGCTTTCGTCATCACCGGGATACTCCAGCATTTCGGAAACGCGCACAACGCCCTCCTCAACCGATGGGGATGGTGACGGTAGTACAAGCTCTCCGGATCAGTTGATTGGATATAGCAAGCACAACAGCAATACAAACACCACGGTAACGACCAACAACAGCTTGAGTCGGATATCGAGCAACTACGAATCACTCACCGGCAGCGAATCGGACCCAAACTATGAATCTGTTAAGTATCTCAATGTGAAGGAAAACCCTTACGAGCGGCTCCACAACGAGAGTGGCGGAGGAGCAGGTGGAACCAGCGAGATGGAATCTATACCCAAGTCCTTAACGAATGATTCGTTAACAACGGACTCCGATACAGCAACTCCTACACCGGGCACACAAACGTTATCGCCGGGCGGAATCCCGTCAGCCCGCAGAGCGCTGATGGGCAAACCGGACAGTGATGGAACGGTGCCAGCTGTTGGTGACTACTTTCAAGTGTGA
- the LOC118507840 gene encoding mediator of RNA polymerase II transcription subunit 1 isoform X4, protein MQLQTLGYDAFWLYSISAVVMVSMITTVLSCLCCRRKQEIKTSNAPHRSLPDIPIAEPAGDNNSELYATVGDKVQDLPQGRSPSASLKKQASVSQHSSISQADDISSPYARVRSPPHAYDKLRRMEHPYAQVAQPGSAAGSTVFEKGSSGASGTANRSKPRDGDDDEDDDDDELMSPISRRESSQNIEDRETSTVDIPAASAIAGRVSASQDLPYMTPPIVQPSSQHFSGDSQDSSKGYTSISVREPLANLLPQNMPNQTTAKRRQILGDSHYATVSDDSDEMYAAIDDPGNQGDLYTSGSETYAQIQPPNAMTVSVEINTGASSRPQPPSVQTLHATANDGLDSAGMTSSSSNKTNTTPSNRLSNHSNLATSGDEHMHGAPSHLVASAAPLEGGGGAGGLRAQTFVQHSRQASSSSCTSSVGNLGSPKPEKRQANSPLPPTPKTLKHQANNFFSTSNQSMLGSGSVASSSTTTATSGRNSVASVIECGGPTASNRDNAGNKSSVDADGTNGKQKKSPSKDLEGMYAKVMKKNKLSKVPSQNSSPVPLRKDGSLDGQHLKQQFLSDSDMSQFNGSGSLHSGSPSRSMAGAQRNSTGTCPNKDPGYETIPGDNVKAGMEAASRKSADYAQIQKLHRHQNPGTTTVANVLLAGGEGGNALSAIVAQADTEPGYESLPDTRGSMNDPGYETLNRGSNRTESDSDPNYEILRPAGSKPSSTASQPSGANKPRGGDSNRDSDGYSSIREPGKSAHQTVKNGARNRLDFGGARRVGVAEDDDTDSSTPGYSSIKEKDDYDPGYSVISERKNPPPGHDYASITEEAKKRKPNINNNLEPDDESDIYSSIPHTASGTLTMPSPSAAVAIMGGSSPPGGGGSVGIAIESGSNFADRTCTAVMGTLSSSPGYSSISETRTTPSSTDGDGDGSTSSPDQLIGYSKHNSNTNTTVTTNNSLSRISSNYESLTGSESDPNYESVKYLNVKENPYERLHNESGGGAGGTSEMESIPKSLTNDSLTTDSDTATPTPGTQTLSPGGIPSARRALMGKPDSDGTVPAVGDYFQV, encoded by the exons ATGCAGCTCCAAACGCTCGGATATGACGCATTCTGGTTGTATTCGATTTCGGCCGTCGTTATGGTCAGCATGATCACAACCGTATTATCATGTCTGTGTTGTCGTCGCAAACAGGAGATCAA AACTTCCAATGCACCGCATCGAAGCTTGCCAGATATTCCGATCGCGGAACCGGCTGGTGACAACAACTCGGAACTGTATGCAACCGTTGGAGACAAAGTGCAGGATTTGCCGCAAGGAAGAAGTC CGTCGGCTAGCTTAAAAAAGCAGGCCAGCGTTTCGCAGCACAGTTCCATCAGCCAGGCGGATGATATAAGCTCCCCTTACGCTCGAGTTAGATCACCTCCACATGCGTACGACAAATTGCGTCGCATGGAACATCCGTATGCGCAAGTGGCGCAACCTGGATCGGCGGCCGGAAGTACTGTATTTGAAAAAGGAAGCAGTGGAGCATCAGGGACAGCGAACCGTTCAAAGCCGCGGGACggcgatgacgacgaagacgatgacgatgacgagtTAATGAGTCCTATTTCGCGCCGCGAATCATCTCAGAATATAGAAGATCGAGAAACTTCAACAGTG GATATTCCGGCTGCGTCCGCGATCGCTGGACGTGTGTCTGCTAGTCAAGATTTACCATACATGACACCACCGATAGTTCAACCATCATCCCAGCATTTTAGTGGAGATTCTCAAGATTCCTCAA AGGGTTACACGAGCATAAGCGTCCGGGAGCCGTTGGCCAATCTACTTCCGCAGAACATGCCGAATCAGACGACCGCCAAACGAAGACAGATATTGGGCGACTCACACTATGCCACTGTGTCTGATGATTCGGACGAGATGTATGCCGCGATCGATGATCCCGGCAATCAGGGTGATCTGTATACTAGCGGCTCGGAAACGTACGCACAAATTCAACCCCCCAATGCGATGACAGTGTCGGTCGAAATAAATACGGGTGCGTCAAGCAGACCCCAACCACCGTCAGTACAGACACTGCACGCTACCGCGAATGATGGCCTTGATTCTGCGGGCAtgacaagcagcagcagcaacaaaacaaacaccacaccATCCAACCGGCTCAGTAACCATAGCAATTTGGCAACATCGGGAGATGAACACATGCACGGAGCTCCCTCACACTTGGTTGCTTCGGCAGCTCCCCtcgaaggaggaggaggagccgGAGGATTAAGAGCACAAACGTTTGTGCAACACTCACGCCAAGCATCGTCTTCGAGTTGCACCAGTTCGGTAGGAAACTTGGGTTCACCAAAGCCGGAAAAGCGACAGGCGAACAGCCCATTACCCCCGACGCCAAAAACACTCAAGCACCAGGCAAACAATTTCTTCAGCACCTCCAATCAATCGATGCTCGGGTCCGGTAGTGTGGCTTCGTCCAGTACTACGACAGCCACCTCGGGGCGTAACTCAGTTGCTTCGGTGATCGAATGTGGTGGTCCAACCGCTTCCAACCGAGACAATGCAGGCAACAAATCAAGTGTTGATGCTGACGGTACGAACggcaagcaaaagaaaagtccCTCGAAAGATTTGGAGGGAATGTACGCAAAG GTTATGAAAAAGAATAAACTATCGAAAGTACCGTCGCAAAACTCATCTCCCGTGCCACTGCGGAAAGATGGCTCACTGGATGGGCAGCATCTGAAGCAACAGTTCCTGTCCGATTCGGATATGTCCCAGTTTAACGGCAGCGGCTCGCTGCACAGTGGATCACCGAGCAGAAGTATGGCAGGCGCACAACGCAACAGTACCGGCACCTGTCCAAACAAGGATCCCGGCTACGAAACTATCCCGGGTGATAATGTAAAGGCAGGCATGGAAGCGGCGTCACGCAAATCGGCCGACTATGCACAGATTCAGAAATTGCATCGCCACCAAAATCCCGGGACGACAACGGTGGCAAATGTTTTGCTGGCAGGCGGCGAAGGTGGAAATGCACTGAGTGCGATAGTAGCGCAAG CGGACACCGAACCAGGGTACGAAAGTTTACCAGACACCCGCGGCAGTATGAACGACCCTGGCTATGAAACGCTGAACCGTGGTTCGAATCGCACGGAATCGGACTCGGACCCAAACTATGAAATATTGCGCCCAGCCGGCAGTAAGCCATCGTCGACGGCAAGTCAACCTTCGGGAGCGAACAAGCCGAGGGGTGGCGATAGCAATCGTGACAGTGACGGTTACAGCAGCATACGGGAGCCGGGCAAATCGGCGcaccaaacagtgaaaaatGGTGCCAGAAATCGTTTAGACTTTGGTGGAGCGCGAAGGGTTGGCGTTGCGGAGGATGATGATACGGACAGCAGTACGCCCGGGTACAGCAGCATCAAGGAAAAGGACGACTACGATCCGGGTTATAGTGTGATTTCGGaacgaaaaaatcctccacCCGGTCACGATTACGCAAGCATTAcggaggaagcaaaaaaacgtaAGCCAAATATTAACAACAACCTTGAACCGGACGATGAGTCGGACATATACTCTAGCATACCGCACACCGCTTCCGGAACGCTGACGATGCCTTCGCCATCTGCCGCCGTTGCTATTATGGGCGGTTCCAGTCCaccaggtggtggtggttccgtCGGTATCGCTATCGAGAGTGGTAGCAATTTTGCCGATCGCACGTGTACTGCGGTCATGGGGACGCTTTCGTCATCACCGGGATACTCCAGCATTTCGGAAACGCGCACAACGCCCTCCTCAACCGATGGGGATGGTGACGGTAGTACAAGCTCTCCGGATCAGTTGATTGGATATAGCAAGCACAACAGCAATACAAACACCACGGTAACGACCAACAACAGCTTGAGTCGGATATCGAGCAACTACGAATCACTCACCGGCAGCGAATCGGACCCAAACTATGAATCTGTTAAGTATCTCAATGTGAAGGAAAACCCTTACGAGCGGCTCCACAACGAGAGTGGCGGAGGAGCAGGTGGAACCAGCGAGATGGAATCTATACCCAAGTCCTTAACGAATGATTCGTTAACAACGGACTCCGATACAGCAACTCCTACACCGGGCACACAAACGTTATCGCCGGGCGGAATCCCGTCAGCCCGCAGAGCGCTGATGGGCAAACCGGACAGTGATGGAACGGTGCCAGCTGTTGGTGACTACTTTCAAGTGTGA